In a single window of the Littorina saxatilis isolate snail1 linkage group LG3, US_GU_Lsax_2.0, whole genome shotgun sequence genome:
- the LOC138960832 gene encoding uncharacterized protein gives MATISATILLCCVMAILVVVDPQAASHQTDFAGCSENTSMFLNMTTFLQSFPLNSSLDMYVTALTRELLPNTTSMMLSVKSLSPHGYLMTTTANVRGASGDLQCSSINHTLRYNAQRRRLESELDVNSCAIHVHLLGNDAVKGHTAFYVHVLRDGVTIKNQTFIDLLTSDPSTRPSLHWPTDAVQGACNGTDVTFNSLPVNTSMGVDCGPGAVCSLPSITGPCRARLTRYYFDNRRGACFQFTYGGCRGNANNFKSSAQCLRVCRPQ, from the exons ATGGCGACGATCTCTGCGACGATCCTTCTGTGTTGTGTCATGGCAATCCTGGTTGTCGTCGATCCCCAGGCGGCCTCGCACCAAACTGATTTTGCAGGATGTTCCGAAAATACGTCGATGTTTTTAAACATGACGACCTTCCTACAGAGTTTTCCGCTCAACTCGAGCCTAG ATATGTACGTGACTGCGCTGACCAGGGAACTGCTACCAAACACTACATCCATGATGCTGAGCGTGAAATCGCTGAGCCCCCATGGGTACCTGATGACCACCACAGCCAACGTGAGAGGCGCGTCGGGCGACCTGCAGTGTAGTTCCATCAACCACACACTACGCTACAACGCACAGAGACGTCGTCTGGAGAGCGAACTCGATGTCAATTCTTGCGCGATACACGTGCATTTGCTGGGCAATGATGCTGTCAAGGG TCATACTGCATTCTACGTTCACGTGCTACGGGACGGCGTGACCATCAAAAACCAAACCTTTATAGACCTGCTGACGTCAGATCCTTCCACTAGGCCCTCACTGCACTGGCCAACTGACGCGGTGCAGGGGGCATGCAACGGCACTGACGTCACCTTCAACAGTCTGCCTGTCAACACCAGCATGGGAGTTGACTGCG GACCTGGTGCCGTATGTTCGCTTCCCTCCATAACGGGTCCCTGCAGGGCAAGGTTGACTAGATATTACTTCGACAACAGAAGAGGGGCCTGCTTTCAGTTCACCTATGGTGGTTGCCGGGGTAACGCCAACAACTTTAAGAGCAGCGCGCAGTGTCTGAGGGTCTGCAGGCCGCAGTGA